In Blattabacterium cuenoti, the following proteins share a genomic window:
- a CDS encoding cysteine desulfurase family protein — MTRAYLDNAASTPIRDEVVKVITHTLKYSLGNPSSVQHSYGREARSILEESRICIAKNIKASPSEIIFTSGGTEANNLVLRSSVLDLGIRHIITSQLEHPSVLQTIIYLSVRYKISVDFISINEKGILDFNNMEEILKKNVYKKTLVSLMYANNEIGNLLEVDQVIFLCKKYNAYFHSDTIQVIGNIPINMEKLNFDFATASAHKFYGPKGIGFVFIRNNILKKIKPFITGGGQENGIRSGTENIHGIAGLSEALRLSCCNFASYIKKMQYLKSYCISELQKIIPNIIFNGLSSHPEKSIPSILNFLYPTKKDHLLYFHLDLMGVSVSKGSSCNSKKKRSHVIQSIITDRCLLNKTMPIRISFGIFNEKKDIDLLVKALQKIGK, encoded by the coding sequence ATGACACGAGCATATTTGGATAACGCAGCTTCTACTCCTATAAGAGATGAAGTTGTTAAAGTAATAACTCATACATTAAAATACTCATTAGGGAATCCTTCTTCTGTGCAACATAGTTATGGAAGAGAAGCTCGTTCAATTTTAGAGGAATCTAGAATTTGTATAGCTAAAAATATTAAAGCATCTCCTTCTGAGATTATTTTTACTTCTGGAGGAACTGAAGCTAATAATCTTGTATTAAGGTCTTCAGTTTTAGATTTAGGAATTAGACATATTATAACTTCACAATTAGAACACCCATCTGTCTTACAAACTATTATATATCTATCTGTTAGATACAAAATATCTGTAGATTTTATTTCAATTAATGAAAAAGGAATATTAGATTTTAATAATATGGAAGAAATATTAAAAAAAAATGTATATAAAAAAACACTTGTGAGTTTAATGTACGCCAATAATGAAATTGGAAATTTATTAGAGGTAGATCAAGTAATTTTTTTATGTAAAAAATATAATGCTTATTTTCATTCAGATACCATACAAGTTATAGGTAATATTCCTATTAATATGGAAAAATTAAATTTTGATTTTGCTACTGCAAGTGCACATAAATTTTATGGTCCAAAAGGAATAGGTTTTGTTTTTATAAGAAATAATATTTTAAAAAAAATAAAACCTTTCATTACTGGTGGGGGGCAAGAAAATGGAATTCGTTCAGGTACTGAAAATATACATGGAATTGCTGGATTATCAGAAGCTTTACGTTTATCTTGTTGCAATTTTGCAAGTTATATAAAAAAAATGCAATATTTAAAATCTTATTGTATTTCAGAATTACAAAAAATAATTCCCAATATTATTTTCAATGGGTTATCATCTCATCCTGAAAAAAGCATTCCTTCTATATTAAATTTTTTATATCCAACAAAAAAAGATCATTTATTATATTTTCATTTAGATTTAATGGGGGTTTCTGTTTCTAAAGGAAGTTCTTGCAACAGCAAAAAAAAAAGATCTCACGTAATTCAATCTATTATAACAGATAGATGTTTGTTGAATAAAACAATGCCTATTAGAATTTCTTTTGGAATTTTTAATGAAAAAAAAGATATAGATTTGCTTGTGAAAGCCTTGCAGAAAATTGGAAAATGA
- the dnaB gene encoding replicative DNA helicase: MSNIRQEETNKFRFDSVIKKGKIPPQALDLEEAIIGAIMIDKKGLDEVIDILFPEIFYKKEHQEIFIAIQKLYHDSKPIDLYTILNELRRIGKLESIGGELYLIELTQKVISSAHIEYHSRIIVQKFILRKLISISSDIIQKCYEESTDVFDLLDHAESKLFEINQKYLIAKKYETTQCLIQKAIEKIKKTEKEGLSGVSSGFHKLDHITSGWQNSDLIILASRPGMGKTTFMLSMVRNIVVDQKIPIIIFSLEMSSIQLITKLISSETGISSEKIKRANLSQLDWKRLLYKTNNLKNIPLFIDDTPSLSIFNLRAKCRRLISQHGIKLIFIDYMQLMGINDHGAKLQNREQEISVISRSLKSIAKELDIPIIALSQLSRAVETRGGSKRPVLSDLRESGAIEQDADIVLFIYRPEYYGFQIWDSGEDNDSCIGQAEIIIAKHRNGGLDKFRLKFISDQAQFVNLEEKKYTSLAWEEDYKKNVLDKENFFMPPTLSEFKSNIDFNNENYLDEDI, encoded by the coding sequence ATGAGTAATATTAGACAGGAAGAAACGAATAAATTTCGTTTTGATTCAGTAATAAAAAAAGGAAAAATACCTCCTCAAGCATTAGATTTAGAAGAAGCGATAATAGGAGCTATTATGATTGATAAAAAAGGTTTAGATGAAGTTATTGATATACTTTTTCCTGAAATTTTTTATAAAAAAGAACATCAAGAAATATTTATTGCAATACAAAAATTATATCATGATTCTAAACCTATAGATCTATACACTATTTTAAATGAACTTCGTAGAATTGGAAAATTAGAATCAATAGGAGGAGAATTATATTTAATTGAATTAACACAAAAAGTTATTTCTTCTGCCCATATAGAGTATCATAGTCGTATAATAGTACAAAAATTTATTTTAAGGAAATTAATTAGTATATCTTCTGATATTATTCAAAAGTGTTATGAAGAAAGTACAGATGTTTTTGATCTGTTAGATCACGCTGAATCAAAACTTTTTGAAATTAATCAAAAATATTTAATAGCTAAAAAATATGAAACAACTCAATGTCTTATACAAAAAGCTATTGAAAAAATTAAAAAAACAGAAAAAGAAGGATTAAGTGGGGTTTCTTCTGGGTTTCATAAACTTGATCATATTACTTCTGGATGGCAGAATTCTGATTTAATTATACTAGCTTCTAGACCTGGAATGGGAAAAACTACTTTCATGTTATCTATGGTAAGAAATATAGTCGTAGATCAAAAAATTCCAATTATAATTTTTTCATTAGAAATGTCTTCAATTCAATTAATTACAAAATTAATTTCTTCAGAAACTGGAATTTCTTCAGAAAAAATTAAAAGAGCAAACTTATCTCAATTAGATTGGAAACGTTTGTTATATAAAACAAACAATTTAAAAAATATTCCTTTATTTATAGATGATACTCCTTCTTTATCTATATTTAATTTACGTGCAAAATGTCGTCGTTTAATATCACAACATGGAATAAAATTGATATTTATAGATTATATGCAATTGATGGGAATTAATGATCATGGGGCTAAACTACAAAATAGAGAGCAAGAAATATCAGTTATTTCCAGAAGTCTTAAATCTATTGCTAAAGAACTTGATATTCCAATAATAGCTTTATCTCAACTATCTAGAGCAGTAGAAACAAGAGGAGGAAGTAAACGACCCGTATTATCTGATTTACGGGAATCAGGAGCTATTGAACAAGATGCAGATATAGTTTTATTTATTTACAGACCTGAATATTATGGATTTCAAATTTGGGATTCTGGAGAAGATAATGACTCTTGTATAGGTCAAGCAGAAATCATAATTGCTAAACATAGAAATGGAGGGTTAGATAAATTTCGTTTAAAATTTATAAGTGATCAAGCTCAATTTGTAAACTTAGAAGAAAAAAAATATACTTCATTAGCTTGGGAAGAAGATTATAAAAAAAATGTTCTTGATAAAGAAAATTTTTTTATGCCTCCTACTTTATCCGAATTTAAATCTAATATAGACTTCAATAATGAGAATTATTTGGATGAAGATATTTAG
- a CDS encoding deoxyhypusine synthase family protein, producing the protein MKDSPITYFIEKYFLHFNALTLSEAAKAYKYHIQNDGKMMITLAGAMSTAELGKILSEMIRKDKVHIISCTGANLEEDILNLIAHSHYKKIPHYRDLTPDEEKNFLKKGYYRVTDTCIPEEQAFKELQKHILKVWIRAKEKSERYFPHEYIYQLLLDNILEPYYNIDSENSWVLAAAKKNIPLIVPGWEDSTIGNIFSSYCMKKLFQPFLVKSGIEYMIFLAKWYQKESIKHKIGFFQIGGGISGDFPICVVPMLSQDIGFNPTPFWSYFCQISDSTTSYGSYSGAIPNEKITWGKLDKDTPKFIIESDATIVAPLIFAYILNM; encoded by the coding sequence ATGAAAGACTCTCCTATTACTTATTTTATTGAAAAATATTTTCTTCATTTTAATGCTTTAACTTTATCAGAAGCAGCTAAAGCATATAAATATCATATTCAAAATGATGGAAAAATGATGATTACACTAGCAGGAGCAATGAGTACTGCAGAATTAGGAAAAATATTATCTGAAATGATTCGAAAAGATAAAGTCCATATTATCTCTTGTACAGGAGCTAATTTGGAAGAAGATATATTAAATTTGATCGCTCATTCTCATTACAAAAAAATACCTCATTACAGAGATTTAACTCCTGATGAGGAAAAAAATTTTCTAAAAAAAGGTTATTACAGGGTAACAGATACTTGTATTCCAGAAGAACAAGCTTTTAAAGAATTACAAAAACATATTTTAAAAGTATGGATAAGAGCTAAAGAAAAATCAGAACGTTATTTTCCTCATGAATACATTTATCAATTATTATTAGATAATATTTTAGAACCTTATTACAATATAGATTCAGAAAACAGTTGGGTATTAGCTGCAGCAAAAAAAAATATTCCCCTAATAGTTCCAGGATGGGAAGATAGCACAATAGGAAATATTTTTTCTTCATATTGTATGAAAAAACTATTTCAACCTTTCCTTGTAAAAAGCGGAATTGAATATATGATATTTTTAGCAAAATGGTATCAAAAAGAATCCATAAAACATAAAATAGGTTTTTTTCAAATTGGGGGAGGTATATCAGGAGATTTTCCTATTTGTGTGGTCCCTATGTTATCTCAAGATATAGGATTTAATCCTACTCCGTTTTGGTCTTATTTTTGTCAAATTTCTGATTCAACAACCAGTTATGGATCTTATTCTGGGGCTATTCCTAATGAAAAAATTACTTGGGGAAAACTAGATAAAGATACTCCAAAATTTATCATTGAATCAGATGCTACCATAGTCGCTCCGCTTATTTTCGCATACATATTAAATATGTAA
- a CDS encoding acetyl-CoA carboxylase carboxyltransferase subunit alpha encodes MEYLDFEKPIQEIQDQYVNCVLIEKNSGINMKEVCNQLQFKLEKTIKKLHSNLTPWQRVQLSRHPNRPYTLDYIYSITIKGSFIELHGDRHFGDDKAIVGGFGKIEDHTFMLIGTQKGKNTKERQYRRFGMPNPEGYRKALRLMKLAEKFEKPIVTFIDTPGAFPGIEAETRGQGEAIGKNIYEMMCLKVPIIVLIIGEGASGGALGIGIGDKVLMMENSWFSVISPESCSTILWGNRDNKEKSAEALKLTAENMHKLNLIDDVIKEPLGGAHFYPDKAYKLVKKQIIKHYNKLSEINIESLIQKRKNKYISIGFFDE; translated from the coding sequence ATGGAATATTTAGATTTCGAGAAACCAATACAAGAAATTCAGGATCAATATGTTAACTGTGTTCTAATAGAAAAAAATAGTGGAATAAACATGAAAGAAGTTTGTAATCAACTCCAATTCAAACTGGAAAAAACTATTAAGAAGTTACACAGTAATTTGACTCCTTGGCAAAGAGTACAATTATCTAGACATCCAAATAGACCTTATACTTTAGATTACATATATTCTATAACAATAAAAGGCTCTTTTATAGAATTACATGGAGATCGTCATTTTGGTGACGATAAAGCTATTGTAGGAGGTTTTGGAAAAATAGAAGATCATACTTTTATGCTTATCGGAACTCAAAAAGGAAAAAATACTAAAGAAAGACAATATAGAAGATTTGGGATGCCTAATCCAGAAGGATATAGAAAAGCTTTGCGTCTTATGAAATTAGCAGAAAAATTTGAAAAACCTATTGTAACTTTTATTGATACACCAGGAGCTTTTCCTGGAATTGAAGCAGAAACAAGGGGGCAAGGAGAAGCCATTGGTAAAAACATTTATGAAATGATGTGTTTAAAAGTTCCCATTATTGTTTTAATTATAGGAGAGGGAGCTAGTGGGGGGGCTTTAGGGATCGGGATAGGAGACAAGGTTTTAATGATGGAAAATTCCTGGTTTTCCGTCATTTCTCCAGAAAGTTGTTCTACAATACTTTGGGGAAATCGCGATAATAAAGAAAAATCAGCAGAAGCATTGAAACTGACAGCAGAAAATATGCATAAATTAAATCTTATAGATGATGTAATCAAAGAACCTTTAGGAGGTGCTCATTTTTATCCTGATAAAGCTTATAAACTTGTAAAAAAACAAATTATTAAACATTATAATAAATTATCTGAAATTAATATAGAATCTCTGATTCAAAAAAGAAAAAATAAGTATATTTCTATTGGTTTTTTTGATGAATAA
- a CDS encoding fumarate reductase/succinate dehydrogenase flavoprotein subunit yields MKKTFNLNSKIPVSPLTHKWEDHKSTLKLVSPNNRSNIEIIVVGTGLAGSSAAASLSELGYRVKAFCYQDSPRRAHSVAAQGGINASKNYKGDNDSIYQLFYDTIKGGDYRSREANVYRLAEISSNIIDQCVAQGVPFARDYAGYLETRSFGGTKVSRTFYAKGQTGQQLLLSCYSSMSRQIGMGRIKMYNRHEMLDLVIVDGVAKGVIARNLISGKIERHAAHAIVIASGGYGNIFFLSTNAMGSNASAIWKVHKRGGFFANPSYTQIHPTCIPVHGDYQSKLTLMSESLRNDGRIWVPKKLEDAISIRNGAKKPEDISEDNRDYYLERRYPSFGNLVPRDVASRAAKERCDKGFGIENNETKEGVFLDFSFSIEKYGKEKANEFGIKKPSSWDKKKLGKKIMESKYGNLFHMYEKITNNNPYQTPMKIYPAVHYTMGGLWVDYNLMSSIPGCYVLGEANFSDHGANRLGASALMQGLADGYFILPYTISDYLSECITEKISTKHIAFQLSEKNVRNRIKKLIQNHGNIPVDFFHKKLGNIMWKYVGMSRNHIGLHKAIKKIQELRDEFWKNVFIPGNIDDGLNYELEKAGRVADFLELGELMAMDALNRKESCGSHFREEYQTKEGEALRDDVHYKYVSVWEHSENRPISEEIMHKEDLNFTFVKVQSRSYK; encoded by the coding sequence ATGAAAAAGACCTTTAATCTCAATTCAAAAATTCCAGTTAGTCCGTTAACTCATAAATGGGAAGATCATAAATCTACTTTAAAATTAGTCTCTCCAAACAATAGATCCAATATAGAAATCATTGTTGTAGGGACAGGACTTGCTGGGAGCTCAGCTGCCGCTTCTTTATCAGAATTAGGATATAGAGTTAAAGCTTTTTGTTACCAAGATTCTCCAAGAAGAGCGCATTCTGTAGCTGCACAAGGTGGTATTAATGCATCTAAAAATTATAAAGGAGATAATGATTCGATTTATCAACTTTTTTATGATACAATTAAAGGTGGAGATTATAGATCTAGAGAAGCAAATGTTTATCGTTTAGCAGAGATTTCATCTAATATTATAGATCAGTGTGTAGCCCAAGGCGTTCCATTTGCTCGTGATTATGCTGGATATTTAGAAACTAGATCTTTTGGTGGAACAAAAGTGTCTAGAACTTTTTATGCGAAGGGACAAACAGGACAACAGCTTCTATTATCATGCTATTCTTCTATGTCTAGACAAATAGGAATGGGAAGAATCAAGATGTATAACCGTCATGAAATGTTAGATTTAGTTATTGTGGATGGTGTTGCCAAAGGCGTTATTGCAAGAAATCTTATTTCTGGAAAAATAGAAAGACATGCAGCGCATGCTATAGTTATAGCTTCAGGAGGGTATGGTAATATATTTTTTTTATCTACCAATGCAATGGGCTCTAATGCAAGTGCTATATGGAAGGTTCACAAAAGAGGAGGTTTTTTTGCTAATCCTTCTTACACTCAAATACATCCTACTTGCATTCCAGTACATGGAGATTATCAATCTAAATTAACATTAATGTCTGAATCATTGAGAAATGATGGAAGAATATGGGTGCCTAAGAAACTAGAAGATGCTATTTCTATCCGTAATGGGGCTAAAAAGCCTGAGGATATAAGTGAAGATAATAGAGACTATTATCTTGAAAGACGTTATCCTTCATTTGGAAATCTTGTACCAAGAGATGTTGCTTCTAGAGCCGCTAAAGAACGTTGTGATAAAGGATTTGGAATAGAAAATAATGAAACTAAAGAAGGCGTATTTTTAGATTTTAGTTTTTCTATAGAAAAATATGGAAAAGAAAAAGCAAATGAATTTGGGATTAAAAAACCCAGTTCATGGGATAAAAAAAAATTAGGAAAAAAAATAATGGAATCTAAATATGGAAATTTATTTCACATGTATGAAAAAATTACGAATAATAATCCTTATCAAACTCCGATGAAAATTTATCCCGCGGTACATTATACAATGGGAGGCTTGTGGGTTGATTACAATTTAATGTCCTCTATTCCTGGATGTTATGTTTTAGGAGAAGCAAATTTTTCTGACCATGGAGCAAATAGACTTGGAGCTTCCGCATTAATGCAGGGATTAGCTGATGGCTATTTTATTTTACCATATACCATATCAGATTATTTATCTGAATGTATTACAGAAAAAATATCGACAAAACATATAGCTTTTCAGCTATCAGAAAAAAATGTAAGAAATAGAATTAAAAAACTTATTCAAAATCATGGAAACATACCTGTTGATTTTTTTCATAAAAAACTTGGAAATATTATGTGGAAGTATGTAGGAATGAGTAGAAATCATATAGGATTACATAAAGCTATAAAAAAAATACAAGAACTTCGAGATGAATTTTGGAAAAATGTTTTTATTCCCGGAAATATTGATGATGGATTAAACTATGAATTAGAAAAGGCTGGACGTGTAGCAGATTTTTTAGAATTAGGAGAATTAATGGCTATGGATGCTTTGAATAGAAAAGAATCTTGTGGAAGTCATTTTCGTGAAGAATATCAAACAAAAGAAGGGGAAGCCCTTCGTGACGATGTCCATTATAAATATGTTTCTGTATGGGAACATAGTGAAAATCGTCCTATAAGTGAAGAAATTATGCATAAAGAAGATTTAAATTTTACTTTTGTAAAAGTACAGTCACGTTCCTATAAATAA
- a CDS encoding succinate dehydrogenase cytochrome b subunit, giving the protein MNRYNFFQSSIGKKVVMATTGVFLMIFLLLHLSVNLFLFSGEKAFNEAVYFMRKNMFIRIMEYVLALGFIIHILLGVKLHLENRKIKGEIDYAMNTYLTTPFSSRTMVYTGILILCFLVLHLINFMIPMKYSNHLISDYNIVVSLFKNPFYTLIYVFSFFILGIHLNHGFKSSFQSFGLSNKKRLAWIQKFGSLYLWFICSGFSIIAIWFFFNDRVR; this is encoded by the coding sequence GTGAATCGTTACAATTTTTTTCAATCCTCCATTGGAAAGAAAGTGGTCATGGCTACTACAGGAGTTTTTTTAATGATTTTTTTACTGTTGCATTTAAGTGTGAATTTGTTTCTTTTTTCGGGAGAAAAAGCATTTAACGAAGCTGTTTATTTCATGAGAAAAAATATGTTTATTCGAATAATGGAATATGTTCTTGCTTTAGGTTTTATCATTCATATTTTATTAGGAGTTAAACTACATTTAGAAAATAGAAAGATAAAAGGAGAAATTGATTATGCTATGAATACTTATTTAACGACTCCATTTAGTAGTCGTACAATGGTATATACAGGAATTTTAATTTTATGTTTTTTAGTTTTACATCTTATCAATTTTATGATTCCTATGAAGTATTCAAATCATCTAATTTCTGATTATAATATAGTAGTTTCTTTATTCAAAAATCCTTTTTATACATTGATATATGTATTTTCATTTTTTATTTTAGGAATTCATTTAAATCATGGATTTAAATCTTCTTTTCAATCTTTTGGCCTATCTAATAAAAAAAGATTGGCTTGGATACAGAAGTTTGGTTCTTTATATCTATGGTTTATTTGTTCTGGATTTTCTATTATTGCTATTTGGTTTTTTTTTAATGATAGAGTAAGATAA
- a CDS encoding succinate dehydrogenase/fumarate reductase iron-sulfur subunit, with the protein MKELMNFKLKIWRQKNREEKGYFKTYKIYNISPNSSFLEMLDLLNNQIVHNNIHNKEDSSPISFDHDCREGICGMCSLYINGRAHGPDNLITTCQLHMRHFHDGETIYIEPWRARPFPIIKDLIVDRSSFDRIIMSGGYISVNTFGKTIDGNMIPIPKDQADKAFDAATCIGCGACVAACKNRSAMLFVSSKVSQFALLPQGKIERKKRVMNMIKKMDEEGFGSCTNTGACEVECPKGISTEYISFMNREYIQSFTL; encoded by the coding sequence ATGAAAGAACTTATGAATTTTAAGTTAAAAATATGGAGACAAAAAAATCGTGAGGAAAAGGGTTATTTTAAAACTTATAAAATATATAATATATCTCCTAATAGTTCATTTTTAGAAATGTTAGATCTTTTAAATAATCAGATCGTACACAATAATATACATAATAAGGAAGATTCTTCTCCTATATCATTTGATCATGATTGTCGTGAAGGTATTTGTGGAATGTGCTCTCTATATATTAATGGAAGAGCACATGGGCCAGATAATTTAATTACCACCTGTCAACTTCATATGCGTCATTTTCATGATGGAGAAACTATATATATAGAACCTTGGAGAGCTAGACCTTTTCCTATAATTAAAGATCTTATTGTAGATAGATCTTCTTTTGATAGGATTATTATGTCAGGTGGATATATTTCTGTAAATACGTTTGGAAAAACAATAGATGGAAATATGATTCCAATTCCAAAAGATCAAGCAGATAAAGCTTTTGATGCAGCTACGTGTATTGGTTGTGGAGCATGCGTTGCCGCATGCAAAAATAGATCGGCAATGCTATTTGTGTCATCAAAAGTTTCTCAATTTGCTTTATTACCTCAAGGAAAAATAGAGAGAAAAAAAAGAGTTATGAATATGATAAAAAAAATGGATGAGGAAGGATTTGGTAGTTGTACTAATACTGGAGCATGTGAAGTTGAATGTCCGAAAGGAATATCCACAGAATATATTTCTTTTATGAATCGTGAGTATATTCAATCATTTACTCTTTAA
- the rny gene encoding ribonuclease Y, with protein sequence MKINVGFSVLMGFLIGIITCYFFGKKTILKKYIQLLEKANFQAKNIIKNAEKEGESIKEKKMLQAKEKFIELKSKHEKDIYLREKKIIDIENKKREKENRLSKEIEIYFKKNNRLETQIHDYEKKYKTLKKKQEEFENMHTQQVELLEKISNYSSEEAKNELIEILKGEAKTKAQTHIQNIIEESQLTAKMEAKKIIIQAIQRIGTEQAVENAVSVFHIESDDVKGRIIGREGRNIRALEKATGVEIIVDDTPEAILLSCFNPIRREIARLALHKLVIDGRIHPARIEEIVAKTEKQIEEEIIEVGKKNIIDLGIHGIHPELIRMVGRMKYRSSYGQNLLQHSREVSHLSGILASELGLNSKLAKRAGLLHDIGKVPENESELPHAILGMQWAEKYGENMEVCNAIGSHHDEIEMKFLISPIIQVSDSISGARPGVRRNSFESYSKRLKNLEDIAFSFDGVNKAFAIQAGRELRVLVESDKIDDKKAFQLSCDITEKIKNEMTYPGQIKVTVIRETRAVQIAR encoded by the coding sequence ATGAAAATAAATGTTGGATTTTCGGTCCTAATGGGGTTTCTGATTGGAATTATTACATGTTATTTTTTTGGGAAAAAAACTATATTAAAAAAATATATTCAATTATTAGAAAAAGCTAATTTTCAGGCTAAAAATATCATAAAAAATGCAGAAAAAGAAGGAGAATCCATAAAAGAAAAGAAAATGCTTCAAGCAAAAGAAAAATTTATAGAACTTAAATCTAAACATGAAAAAGATATTTATTTAAGAGAAAAAAAAATAATTGATATAGAAAATAAAAAAAGAGAAAAAGAAAATAGATTATCTAAAGAAATAGAAATATATTTTAAAAAAAATAATCGTTTAGAAACACAAATACATGATTACGAAAAAAAATATAAAACTCTTAAAAAGAAACAAGAAGAATTTGAAAATATGCATACTCAACAAGTAGAATTACTTGAAAAAATATCTAATTATTCTTCTGAAGAAGCTAAAAATGAATTAATAGAAATTCTTAAAGGAGAAGCAAAAACAAAAGCACAAACTCATATACAAAACATTATAGAAGAATCACAACTAACTGCAAAAATGGAGGCAAAAAAAATTATCATTCAAGCTATTCAAAGAATTGGAACTGAACAGGCTGTTGAAAATGCTGTTTCCGTTTTTCACATAGAATCAGATGATGTTAAAGGCCGTATCATAGGACGAGAAGGAAGGAATATAAGAGCTTTAGAAAAAGCTACAGGAGTAGAAATTATTGTAGACGATACTCCAGAAGCAATTCTTTTATCTTGTTTTAATCCTATACGAAGAGAAATAGCTCGATTAGCTCTTCATAAGTTAGTTATAGATGGACGTATACATCCAGCTAGAATTGAAGAAATAGTAGCAAAAACAGAAAAACAAATTGAAGAAGAAATAATAGAAGTAGGAAAAAAAAATATTATAGATTTAGGGATTCATGGAATCCATCCTGAATTAATTCGTATGGTAGGAAGAATGAAATATCGTTCTTCTTATGGACAAAATCTTTTACAGCATTCTCGTGAAGTTTCTCATTTATCAGGAATATTGGCATCTGAATTGGGATTGAATTCAAAATTAGCAAAACGCGCTGGATTATTACATGATATAGGAAAAGTACCTGAAAATGAATCAGAACTCCCTCATGCAATTCTAGGAATGCAATGGGCAGAAAAATATGGAGAAAATATGGAAGTTTGTAATGCCATAGGCTCACATCATGATGAAATAGAAATGAAATTCTTAATATCTCCTATAATACAAGTTTCAGATTCTATTAGTGGGGCTCGTCCTGGAGTCAGAAGAAATTCTTTTGAATCTTATTCAAAAAGGCTAAAAAATTTGGAAGATATAGCGTTTAGTTTTGATGGAGTAAATAAAGCTTTTGCGATACAAGCAGGAAGAGAATTACGTGTATTAGTTGAAAGTGATAAAATCGATGATAAGAAAGCTTTTCAATTATCTTGTGATATAACAGAAAAAATAAAAAACGAAATGACTTATCCTGGTCAAATTAAAGTGACAGTGATTAGAGAAACTCGAGCTGTACAAATAGCTAGATAG